One Candidatus Paceibacterota bacterium genomic window carries:
- the lepB gene encoding signal peptidase I yields the protein MEEQIKKTKWQSFWELVRFALVALIIVVPIRAFVAEPFIVSGSSMVPTFTNGDYLIIDKISYELGNPKRDDVVVFRYPGDTTKFFIKRVIGLPNETVDIKGNDVTITNSAHPEGFKIDQPFVKNTSNNEEHIVLKSDEYFVMGDNRSASSDSRAWGPVKKDLFTGRAFLRLLPISKLNLLPGNYQQIVP from the coding sequence ATGGAAGAACAAATTAAAAAAACCAAATGGCAGTCATTTTGGGAGCTAGTACGTTTTGCCCTTGTAGCATTGATTATCGTCGTCCCTATCAGAGCCTTTGTCGCTGAGCCTTTTATAGTCTCGGGAAGTTCGATGGTCCCGACATTTACAAACGGAGATTATCTTATAATAGACAAAATATCTTATGAATTAGGCAATCCAAAAAGGGACGATGTGGTAGTTTTCCGATACCCAGGAGACACCACAAAATTTTTCATTAAGAGAGTCATCGGCTTGCCAAACGAAACAGTGGATATAAAAGGTAACGACGTAACTATTACCAACAGCGCCCATCCGGAGGGTTTCAAGATAGACCAGCCTTTCGTAAAAAATACTTCCAACAACGAAGAGCACATTGTGCTGAAAAGCGATGAATATTTTGTTATGGGCGACAACAGAAGTGCCAGCTCAGACTCAAGAGCTTGGGGCCCGGTAAAAAAAGATTTATTTACAGGAAGAGCATTTCTTCGTTTGTTGCCGATAAGCAAATTAAACCTGTTGCCTGGTAATTACCAACAAATAGTACCTTAG
- the hisS gene encoding histidine--tRNA ligase: MKKTIKNKTMEISSSKGMRDLMNEEYYSFQGFFEKAQEVAVHYGFKPIDTPILENEEIFSRTIGLGTDIIDKEMYTLKTKGGDHLALRPEHTAPLMRAYIEHGMQTLPQPVMFYQYGPVFRHDKPQRGRYRQFWQFDLDCLGNDKSIMDALVIKVGMSILEEAGATNLTIDINSIGDKECRNVYLKELTSYYKKHLNNLGAIDRERLKTNPLRILDSKDPKTKEINENAPDSVSFLCASCKKHFKEVLEYLEEMGISYNVNKNLVRGISYYTRTVFEIIEQTGGEEGAPLTLAGGGRYDYLARQMGNKRDVPAVGISIGVDRIIASDWYKKLSPRILKKPKIYFIQLGPEAKLKSLNIIEILRKARIPIAQSLSKDSLGSQLAIAEKLSIPHAIIFGLKEALDNSVIVRDMSNRSQETVKLTKLLEYLKELK; encoded by the coding sequence ATGAAAAAGACAATTAAGAATAAAACAATGGAAATATCCTCGTCTAAGGGGATGAGGGATTTGATGAATGAAGAATATTATTCTTTCCAAGGTTTTTTTGAAAAAGCGCAAGAAGTAGCCGTGCATTATGGTTTCAAACCGATAGATACTCCGATATTGGAAAATGAAGAAATTTTTTCTAGAACGATCGGCCTGGGGACAGATATTATAGATAAAGAGATGTACACCCTCAAAACCAAAGGCGGAGATCACCTAGCGTTGCGTCCCGAACACACTGCTCCCCTAATGCGCGCTTATATAGAACATGGAATGCAAACCCTGCCTCAGCCTGTAATGTTTTATCAATACGGTCCGGTTTTTAGACATGACAAACCTCAGAGAGGACGCTACCGGCAATTTTGGCAATTTGATTTAGATTGCCTTGGTAATGATAAAAGCATTATGGATGCATTGGTAATAAAAGTGGGTATGAGTATTTTAGAAGAAGCGGGAGCAACGAACCTGACAATTGACATAAATTCAATCGGCGATAAAGAATGTCGAAATGTGTATCTCAAAGAACTTACAAGTTATTATAAAAAACACCTGAATAATTTAGGAGCAATAGACAGAGAGCGCCTAAAAACAAATCCGCTTCGGATTTTAGATTCAAAAGATCCAAAAACAAAAGAAATCAATGAAAATGCCCCCGATTCAGTTTCCTTTCTTTGCGCCTCATGCAAAAAACATTTCAAAGAAGTGCTGGAATACTTGGAGGAAATGGGCATATCTTACAATGTGAATAAAAATTTAGTGCGGGGAATTTCCTATTATACCCGGACAGTTTTTGAAATTATTGAGCAAACAGGCGGTGAAGAAGGCGCTCCGCTCACTTTGGCTGGTGGCGGACGTTATGATTATTTGGCTCGCCAAATGGGAAACAAGCGCGATGTGCCGGCAGTGGGAATATCCATCGGAGTAGATAGAATAATCGCATCAGATTGGTATAAAAAACTTTCACCCCGCATTCTCAAGAAACCAAAAATTTATTTCATCCAATTAGGCCCTGAGGCAAAATTAAAAAGCTTGAATATTATTGAAATATTGCGCAAAGCACGCATTCCTATAGCCCAATCGCTCTCCAAAGACAGTCTTGGGTCTCAACTAGCTATCGCGGAAAAGCTTTCTATTCCCCACGCCATAATCTTTGGATTAAAAGAAGCTCTTGATAATTCTGTTATTGTTCGAGATATGTCAAATAGATCGCAAGAAACAGTTAAGTTGACTAAGCTTCTGGAATATCTTAAAGAACTTAAATAG
- the pth gene encoding aminoacyl-tRNA hydrolase, which yields MKLVVGLGNPGKEYENTRHNTGRILVGILEKKLADSKIKFLTPDTFMNNSGKAVAPLIKSKKDLKDLIVIYDDIDLPIGKMKISFDKSSGGHNGLESVIKKLKSREFVRIRIGISPATPKGVVKKPKGEKAVLNFLLGEYKKSELETLKKLSKKVAEAVEMIFTESKEKAMSLYN from the coding sequence ATGAAATTAGTAGTAGGTTTGGGAAATCCGGGAAAAGAATATGAAAATACTAGACACAATACTGGGCGGATTTTGGTTGGGATTTTGGAAAAAAAATTGGCGGACAGCAAGATAAAATTTCTTACCCCGGATACTTTTATGAATAATTCTGGAAAAGCTGTTGCGCCTCTGATAAAAAGTAAAAAAGATTTAAAAGATCTTATAGTGATTTATGATGATATTGATTTGCCAATTGGTAAAATGAAAATTTCCTTTGATAAAAGTTCCGGCGGGCACAATGGATTAGAATCGGTTATTAAAAAATTAAAATCACGAGAATTTGTAAGAATCAGGATTGGCATTTCACCTGCCACTCCGAAAGGCGTAGTAAAAAAACCAAAAGGGGAGAAAGCGGTTTTGAATTTCTTGCTTGGCGAATATAAAAAATCAGAATTGGAAACATTAAAAAAGCTTTCGAAAAAAGTTGCCGAAGCGGTGGAGATGATTTTTACCGAAAGCAAAGAAAAGGCAATGAGTTTGTATAATTAA
- a CDS encoding RpiB/LacA/LacB family sugar-phosphate isomerase — translation MKIYIGTDHAGYVLKEALVVFLKTQGHEVIDEGAYDYDENDDYPDFISKVARAVSKDVHDSTKVRGIILGGTGQGEAIVANRFPYVRAIVYYGRATAVVEAESGILARSRAHNDANILSLGARYFTEADLVEIVNFWLNAPYSGDERHIRRLAKIDELKID, via the coding sequence ATGAAAATTTATATTGGAACAGATCATGCAGGGTACGTATTAAAAGAGGCTCTTGTGGTTTTTTTAAAAACTCAAGGGCATGAAGTCATAGATGAAGGTGCGTATGATTATGACGAAAATGATGATTATCCGGATTTCATTTCCAAAGTTGCCCGAGCTGTCTCTAAAGACGTGCATGATTCAACAAAAGTAAGAGGCATTATTTTAGGAGGTACTGGACAAGGAGAGGCAATAGTCGCCAATAGATTCCCCTATGTAAGAGCTATCGTTTATTACGGTAGAGCAACAGCAGTGGTGGAAGCTGAGTCAGGAATTCTCGCTAGATCAAGAGCGCACAATGACGCCAATATTCTTTCCTTGGGCGCTCGATATTTTACCGAAGCGGATTTGGTAGAAATTGTTAACTTTTGGTTAAATGCCCCGTATAGCGGAGATGAAAGACATATTCGTCGTTTGGCAAAAATAGATGAGTTAAAAATAGACTAA
- a CDS encoding carbohydrate kinase family protein, with the protein MSEDNKKIDFLAIGDIVIDVFIKLKDASIKGTPDNKDYEICLPFADKVPYEDVFALPAVGNAGNVAVAAARLGLETKLVSNVGDDKAGIDCLDSLKKDGVGTELIKINSGIKTNQHFVLWYEAERTILIKHEIYPYSLPEFDEPKWIYFSSVNETAFPFHYTIADYLDAHPETKFAFEPGKFEIKLGKEKLQRLYKHTDMFFCNVEEAKKILGLDSGEIKELLQKIYSLGPKTVIITDGPKGAYTFDGAEYLFMPPYPDPKPPHERTGAGDAFSSTIVIATILGKTLPEALAWAGINSMSVVQEVGAQRGLLTKEKLEEYLENIPESYKTVKI; encoded by the coding sequence ATGAGTGAAGACAATAAAAAAATTGATTTTTTAGCAATTGGGGATATTGTGATAGATGTTTTTATTAAATTAAAAGACGCAAGCATCAAGGGGACTCCTGACAATAAAGATTACGAGATATGCCTGCCTTTTGCGGACAAAGTTCCATACGAAGATGTTTTTGCTCTCCCCGCCGTAGGTAATGCAGGCAATGTTGCGGTGGCAGCTGCTCGGCTAGGACTTGAGACAAAGCTCGTTTCCAACGTTGGGGATGATAAAGCAGGAATAGATTGTTTAGATTCACTTAAAAAGGACGGGGTCGGCACCGAGTTGATAAAAATAAATTCTGGAATAAAAACTAATCAACATTTTGTTCTATGGTATGAAGCTGAAAGAACTATTTTAATAAAACATGAAATTTATCCATACAGCTTGCCAGAATTTGACGAACCAAAATGGATTTATTTCAGTTCTGTAAATGAAACAGCCTTTCCTTTTCATTACACTATAGCCGACTATTTAGATGCCCATCCAGAAACAAAATTCGCTTTCGAGCCGGGAAAATTTGAAATAAAATTGGGAAAAGAAAAATTGCAAAGACTCTATAAACATACTGATATGTTTTTCTGCAATGTTGAGGAAGCAAAAAAAATATTAGGGTTAGATAGCGGAGAAATCAAAGAATTACTCCAAAAGATTTATTCTCTCGGGCCAAAGACTGTGATAATTACAGACGGACCAAAAGGCGCTTATACTTTTGACGGCGCAGAGTACTTATTTATGCCCCCTTACCCTGATCCAAAACCTCCCCATGAACGCACCGGCGCTGGAGATGCTTTTTCCTCCACTATTGTAATTGCAACCATATTGGGTAAAACTTTGCCTGAAGCTTTGGCTTGGGCAGGCATAAACTCTATGTCCGTGGTCCAAGAAGTCGGAGCGCAAAGAGGACTTTTGACAAAAGAAAAATTGGAAGAATATCTAGAAAATATACCAGAAAGCTATAAAACTGTAAAAATTTAA
- a CDS encoding transketolase C-terminal domain-containing protein, translating into MLNPKLKLNPKIFNDDVEQVPIRKGFGQGLLIAGGVSENVVGLCADLTESTQMNLFAEKFPNRFIQVGVAEQNLVTVASGMAAMGKIPFCSSYAMFSPGRNWEQIRTTITYNDRPVKIVGSHSGISVGPDGGTHQALEDIALMRVMPNVDVISPCDALEAKKATIALAKTGKPAYLRLVREKTPIITTEETPMQIGKAEIFWMPDVGLAQVGIIVTGGLMSHALFAAKELEQEGIKTKVMNLSSIKPIDSEAIVALAKECKAIVTAEEHQIAGGMGSAVAEVLAANYPTAIEFIGVHDRFGQSGTPKELIEHYGMGKNSIKEAVRKVLKRKI; encoded by the coding sequence ATGTTGAATCCGAAATTAAAATTGAATCCCAAAATTTTCAATGACGATGTCGAACAGGTCCCCATACGTAAAGGTTTCGGGCAGGGGCTGTTGATAGCGGGTGGGGTTAGTGAAAATGTCGTAGGACTTTGCGCCGACCTGACAGAAAGCACTCAAATGAATTTATTTGCGGAAAAATTTCCCAATAGATTTATCCAAGTCGGAGTAGCAGAACAAAACCTAGTAACAGTGGCTTCGGGTATGGCAGCTATGGGCAAGATTCCTTTTTGTTCTTCTTATGCGATGTTTTCTCCCGGGAGAAATTGGGAACAAATCAGAACAACAATAACTTACAATGATAGGCCGGTAAAAATCGTGGGCTCTCATTCGGGTATTTCTGTGGGTCCTGATGGCGGTACGCACCAAGCGCTTGAAGACATAGCTTTGATGCGGGTGATGCCGAACGTTGACGTCATTTCTCCTTGTGACGCCCTTGAAGCTAAAAAAGCGACAATAGCGCTTGCAAAAACGGGGAAACCAGCATACTTGCGTCTTGTTCGTGAAAAAACGCCAATCATTACCACGGAGGAAACTCCTATGCAAATAGGTAAAGCAGAAATTTTTTGGATGCCGGATGTAGGGTTGGCCCAGGTGGGAATAATCGTTACTGGCGGACTCATGTCGCACGCGCTTTTTGCCGCCAAAGAATTAGAGCAAGAAGGCATAAAAACAAAAGTGATGAATTTATCAAGTATAAAACCAATAGATTCTGAAGCAATTGTCGCTTTAGCAAAAGAATGTAAAGCAATAGTGACAGCAGAAGAACATCAAATTGCCGGAGGCATGGGTTCGGCTGTAGCAGAGGTTTTAGCGGCCAATTATCCAACTGCCATTGAATTCATCGGTGTGCATGACCGATTCGGCCAATCCGGTACTCCAAAAGAACTTATCGAACATTATGGTATGGGCAAAAATTCTATCAAAGAAGCGGTGAGGAAAGTTTTAAAAAGAAAAATTTAA
- the dnaE gene encoding DNA polymerase III subunit alpha — protein sequence MEKDTEIKFIHLHTHSHYSLLDGLSKLEDLVDLVKKNGMGALAITDHGNMYGAIEFYKLAKKAGIKPILGVEAYMTAGSRKDKTLENGAKRYYHLTLLAKNLQGYKNLMRLVTISNLEGYYYKPRMDKEILRQYSEGIIALSGCLGGELAQALMNKDEEKGESIIKEYQEIFGKENYFLEIQRHPKSPNDEEVHKRIIALGKKFNIPLVGTIDSHYPCHEDRKAHETLLAIQTNSDIKDENKFTFGEDDYFFVNTEQAKELFKETPEAVTNTMKVVEMCNLELELGRWVFPDFKIPDGKTPDEKLRELTYAGFERLNLKETPEIKERVEYELQVIFKKGYSPYFLVVGDLLRYAKENGILSAIRGSVAGSMVTYLLGITNINPIEYKLPFERFLNPFRPSPPDIDMDYADNRRDEMIEYVKRKYGEDKVAQIGTFGTMMAKGAIRDVARALAYPYATGDRISKMIPLGSQGMPMTIDHAMEIVPELKEAYQKEKDTKEIIDLAKKLEGCVRHISVHAAGVVIAPQPIYEYMPTQFDPKGGKIITQYDMYSAEEAGLLKFDFLGIRNLAILSDAVNLVKKFYNIDIDIDRIPLNDRKTFELLASGQTEGLFQLNGSGMTRYLKELKPTSIHDINAMVALYRPGPMESIPEYIKRKHNPNLVKYLDPRMKKFLGESYGLIVYQDDLLFSAIELAGYNWEEADKFRKAVGKKIPKEMAAQREKFTKGIIANGQTPEFAEKLWKLFEPFQAYGFNKAHAASYGRVAYQTAYMKAHYPVEYMAAILTAESGDVEKISEIIEECKKMKIDILPPNINESYGGFTVIRENKNGQPATSTTQKKVGRIRFGFYTIKNLGTDISDAIIAERKLNGKFKSITDFLNRIKHKNLNKKSMEALIKSGCMDDWEDRGVLLANLEAMLKYSHENSKQNQNQISLFGGENSIKAPEFKLQTAQTASQAEKLLWEKELLGLYISGHPLDRLREKLEKRTVNIKKIKEEFGNGMQITIAGIIETSRQVVTRNNERMAFLKIADLTDSIEAVAFPSLFKESIEILIAEKCIALSGKVSNKNGEKSIIIEAVKEI from the coding sequence ATGGAAAAAGACACAGAAATAAAGTTTATACACCTCCATACTCACTCCCATTATTCATTACTGGATGGGCTTTCAAAGCTTGAGGATTTGGTGGATTTAGTTAAAAAAAACGGAATGGGAGCTCTGGCTATTACCGACCACGGAAATATGTACGGTGCAATTGAATTCTATAAATTAGCTAAAAAAGCTGGTATCAAACCAATTCTCGGAGTAGAGGCTTATATGACCGCAGGTTCACGGAAAGATAAGACACTAGAAAATGGAGCTAAGCGTTACTACCATCTCACTCTCCTAGCAAAAAACCTCCAAGGCTATAAAAATTTGATGAGGCTGGTGACTATCTCAAACTTGGAAGGATACTATTACAAACCTCGAATGGATAAAGAAATATTAAGACAATATTCAGAAGGAATAATTGCTCTTTCAGGATGTCTCGGCGGAGAACTTGCTCAGGCGCTCATGAATAAAGATGAAGAAAAGGGAGAATCGATAATAAAAGAATATCAGGAAATTTTTGGAAAAGAAAATTATTTTCTAGAAATTCAAAGACATCCAAAATCACCCAACGATGAGGAAGTCCACAAAAGAATCATTGCTCTTGGAAAAAAATTTAACATTCCCTTAGTAGGGACAATTGATTCACACTATCCTTGTCATGAAGACCGAAAGGCGCATGAAACTCTGCTCGCTATTCAGACCAACTCAGACATCAAGGATGAAAATAAATTTACTTTTGGCGAGGATGATTATTTTTTTGTAAACACCGAGCAGGCAAAAGAACTTTTCAAAGAAACACCGGAGGCTGTGACCAATACTATGAAAGTGGTAGAAATGTGCAATTTGGAATTGGAATTAGGACGTTGGGTTTTTCCAGATTTTAAAATACCCGATGGAAAAACTCCTGATGAGAAACTGCGAGAACTCACCTATGCTGGATTTGAAAGGCTTAACTTAAAAGAAACTCCGGAAATCAAAGAAAGAGTAGAATATGAATTACAAGTTATTTTTAAAAAAGGATATTCGCCATATTTCTTGGTGGTTGGTGATCTGCTACGTTACGCTAAAGAAAATGGTATTTTAAGCGCTATCCGAGGCTCGGTCGCGGGATCAATGGTTACTTATCTGTTAGGTATTACTAATATAAACCCAATTGAATACAAACTCCCTTTTGAAAGATTTTTAAATCCATTTCGTCCTTCACCTCCTGATATCGATATGGACTATGCCGACAACAGACGAGATGAAATGATTGAATATGTTAAAAGAAAATACGGGGAAGATAAAGTTGCCCAGATAGGAACTTTCGGCACCATGATGGCCAAAGGCGCCATCCGCGACGTCGCTCGAGCACTTGCCTATCCTTATGCTACTGGAGATAGAATTTCAAAAATGATTCCACTCGGTTCGCAAGGTATGCCGATGACCATAGACCATGCGATGGAGATAGTTCCAGAATTAAAAGAGGCGTATCAAAAAGAAAAAGACACGAAAGAGATAATTGATTTAGCTAAAAAATTGGAGGGCTGCGTCAGGCATATTTCGGTGCATGCGGCTGGAGTAGTCATCGCCCCGCAACCAATCTATGAATATATGCCGACTCAGTTTGATCCAAAAGGAGGAAAGATAATCACGCAATATGATATGTATAGCGCCGAAGAGGCTGGGTTGCTTAAATTCGACTTTTTGGGAATAAGGAACTTAGCCATTCTTTCAGACGCAGTAAATCTTGTAAAAAAATTCTACAATATAGATATAGATATAGATCGCATTCCATTGAACGACCGGAAAACCTTTGAACTTTTAGCTAGTGGTCAGACAGAAGGCTTGTTCCAATTAAACGGCAGCGGTATGACCAGATATCTAAAAGAATTAAAGCCTACTTCAATTCATGATATTAATGCCATGGTCGCGCTTTATCGTCCGGGACCTATGGAATCAATACCGGAATACATAAAACGCAAACATAATCCTAATCTCGTAAAATATTTGGATCCTCGAATGAAAAAATTCTTAGGAGAATCATACGGGCTCATCGTCTATCAAGACGACTTGCTTTTCTCGGCGATAGAACTCGCGGGATACAATTGGGAAGAAGCAGATAAGTTCCGTAAGGCTGTTGGTAAAAAAATTCCAAAAGAAATGGCTGCCCAGAGAGAGAAATTTACCAAAGGCATAATCGCAAACGGCCAGACTCCAGAATTTGCTGAAAAATTATGGAAACTTTTTGAACCGTTTCAGGCATATGGTTTCAATAAAGCGCACGCGGCTTCATACGGCAGAGTGGCCTACCAGACAGCTTATATGAAAGCGCATTATCCAGTCGAATATATGGCTGCGATCCTCACTGCTGAATCAGGGGACGTAGAAAAAATCTCAGAAATAATTGAGGAATGTAAAAAAATGAAGATTGATATTCTTCCTCCGAACATCAATGAAAGTTATGGGGGTTTTACTGTAATTCGAGAAAACAAAAATGGTCAACCTGCCACGTCGACCACTCAAAAAAAAGTAGGAAGGATTAGGTTTGGATTTTATACTATTAAAAATTTAGGCACTGATATTTCAGACGCAATAATTGCGGAAAGAAAATTGAATGGAAAATTCAAATCCATCACGGATTTTCTAAATAGAATAAAGCATAAAAATTTAAATAAAAAATCAATGGAAGCATTGATCAAATCTGGATGCATGGATGATTGGGAGGATCGCGGAGTGCTTCTTGCTAATCTAGAGGCAATGTTGAAATATAGTCATGAAAATTCTAAACAAAACCAAAATCAAATTTCTCTTTTTGGAGGTGAAAATTCTATCAAGGCTCCGGAATTCAAATTACAGACCGCCCAAACTGCCAGCCAAGCAGAAAAATTGCTTTGGGAAAAGGAACTATTAGGACTTTATATTTCAGGACATCCGCTGGATCGCTTGCGTGAAAAACTTGAAAAAAGAACTGTTAACATCAAAAAAATAAAAGAGGAATTCGGCAACGGAATGCAGATCACCATCGCTGGAATTATAGAAACTTCCAGGCAAGTAGTGACAAGAAATAATGAACGCATGGCCTTCCTTAAAATTGCAGATTTGACTGATTCTATAGAAGCCGTTGCTTTCCCTTCCCTCTTTAAAGAATCTATCGAGATACTTATCGCCGAAAAATGTATCGCTCTCTCTGGAAAAGTCTCTAATAAAAACGGAGAAAAAAGCATCATTATCGAAGCGGTAAAAGAGATCTAA
- the gap gene encoding type I glyceraldehyde-3-phosphate dehydrogenase gives MKKIRVGINGFGRIGRAFLKIAWDKPEIEIVAVNDLGSLESLSYLLKYDTVYKTWSHDVKHDAGNIIIDGKMVKFLSLKDTSKLPWKELNIDLVVESTGLFTSYEKAKFHIDQGAKKVVISAPSKGDVGGAHGETILLGVNEEKFGTCDITSNASCTTNAASPLIAILFEEIGIEKAILNTVHGYTASQALVDGPSKKDLREGRAAAQNIVPSSTGAAVAVTEAFPALTGLFDGISIRVPVPAGSIVDITFIANKNTSVEEVNKILKKQAGSDKWKNIFSVTEEPLVSSDILGSKYASIADLAMTRVVGGNLVKVMAWYDNEMGYTHTLVDHVIKTGNTV, from the coding sequence ATGAAAAAAATACGAGTAGGTATAAATGGTTTTGGAAGGATTGGTAGAGCTTTTTTAAAGATTGCTTGGGATAAGCCGGAGATTGAGATTGTGGCGGTGAATGACCTAGGGTCACTCGAAAGCCTTTCTTATTTATTAAAATATGACACCGTGTACAAGACCTGGTCTCACGATGTGAAGCACGATGCCGGTAATATTATTATTGACGGCAAAATGGTTAAATTCTTGTCGTTGAAAGATACCTCGAAACTGCCCTGGAAAGAACTCAACATTGATCTAGTCGTAGAGTCTACGGGACTTTTTACTTCTTATGAAAAAGCAAAATTTCATATTGATCAAGGTGCAAAGAAAGTTGTGATTTCAGCACCATCAAAAGGAGATGTGGGAGGAGCTCACGGCGAGACTATTTTATTGGGTGTGAATGAAGAAAAATTTGGTACATGTGACATTACTTCAAACGCTTCTTGTACGACCAATGCAGCCAGTCCTCTTATCGCAATACTCTTTGAAGAGATTGGCATAGAGAAAGCAATCTTAAATACTGTGCATGGATATACTGCATCTCAAGCGCTTGTCGATGGACCAAGTAAAAAAGATTTGCGTGAAGGACGAGCTGCTGCGCAAAACATTGTGCCTTCTTCTACTGGGGCGGCTGTGGCGGTGACAGAGGCATTTCCTGCCTTGACGGGTTTGTTTGACGGTATCTCTATTCGGGTGCCTGTGCCAGCTGGGTCAATCGTAGATATTACATTTATTGCAAATAAAAATACAAGTGTAGAAGAAGTAAATAAAATATTAAAAAAACAAGCTGGTTCAGATAAGTGGAAAAATATTTTTTCAGTTACAGAAGAGCCCCTTGTGTCCTCGGATATTTTAGGGAGCAAATATGCTTCAATCGCAGACCTTGCCATGACGCGCGTCGTCGGAGGCAATTTAGTAAAAGTGATGGCTTGGTATGATAATGAGATGGGGTATACCCATACGTTGGTGGACCATGTTATTAAGACAGGGAACACTGTATAA
- a CDS encoding transketolase produces MLTEEKILELEKKANEIRISIIEMLMEAGSGHTAGPLGMADIFTLFYFHILKHDPKNPSWEERDRVVLSNGHICPVLYSVMAHAGYFPVEELKTLRKFGTRLQGHPHREYLPYMETSSGPLGSGLSQAVGMALADKIDGKDKDRFIYCFMSDGEMDEGNTWEAIMLAGKNKLHNLIAVVDRNNIQIEGYTEDVMPLEPFHAKWKSFNWHVIEVSGHDFRSLNEVIEEAQAIYEKPTVIIAHTIPGKGVKEFERNYKWHGKAPNKEEGEMAIKELREVRF; encoded by the coding sequence ATGCTTACTGAAGAAAAAATTTTGGAGTTGGAAAAGAAGGCGAACGAGATTCGCATCTCTATTATTGAAATGCTTATGGAGGCGGGGAGTGGACATACTGCTGGGCCTCTCGGGATGGCGGATATTTTTACTCTTTTTTATTTTCATATTCTTAAACATGATCCCAAAAATCCTTCTTGGGAAGAACGGGATAGAGTGGTGCTTTCTAATGGTCATATTTGCCCAGTGTTGTATTCGGTAATGGCGCATGCTGGATATTTCCCAGTTGAAGAATTGAAAACCTTAAGAAAATTTGGCACTAGGCTTCAAGGGCATCCTCATAGGGAATATCTGCCATATATGGAAACTTCTTCTGGCCCGCTCGGCTCTGGTCTTTCACAAGCAGTCGGTATGGCACTTGCTGACAAGATAGATGGTAAAGACAAAGATAGATTTATTTATTGTTTTATGTCTGATGGAGAGATGGACGAAGGAAATACTTGGGAAGCAATCATGCTTGCAGGGAAAAATAAATTACATAATTTGATTGCAGTTGTCGATAGAAATAACATTCAGATTGAAGGATATACCGAAGATGTAATGCCTCTTGAACCTTTTCACGCAAAATGGAAAAGTTTTAATTGGCACGTGATAGAAGTTTCCGGACACGATTTTAGATCATTGAATGAAGTGATAGAAGAAGCGCAAGCTATCTATGAAAAGCCGACGGTCATAATAGCGCATACCATACCAGGCAAAGGCGTAAAAGAATTTGAAAGAAATTATAAATGGCATGGCAAGGCTCCAAACAAAGAAGAGGGGGAGATGGCAATAAAAGAATTGCGGGAAGTAAGATTTTAA